A genomic segment from Taeniopygia guttata chromosome 36, bTaeGut7.mat, whole genome shotgun sequence encodes:
- the LOC140681493 gene encoding olfactory receptor 14A16-like: MSNSSSISHFLLLALADTRQLQLLHFCLFLGISLAALLGNGLIISAVACGHHLHTPMFFFLLNLALSDLGSICTTVPKAMHNSLWDTRNISYTGCAAQLFFFMFFISAEFSLLTIMCYDRYVSICKPLHYGTLLGSRACAHMAAAAWASAFLNALLHTANTFSLPLCHGNALGQFFCEIPQILKISCSHIKLREFGLIVLSALLYFGCYVFIVFSYVQIFRVVLRIPSEQGRHKAFSTCLPHLAVVSVFLSTGTVAYLNPPSMSSPSLDLSVSVLYSVVPPALNPLIYSLRNQELKAAVWRLMTGCFQEH, from the coding sequence atgtccaacagcagctccatcagccacttcctcctgctggcactggcagacacgcggcagctgcagctcctgcacttctgcctcttcctgggcatctccctggctgccctcctgggcaacggcctcatcatcagcgccgtagcctgcggccaccacctgcacacgcccatgttcttcttcctgctcaacctggccctcagcgacctgggctccatctgcaccactgtccccaaagccatgcacaattccctctgggacaccaggaacatctcctacacaggatgtgctgcacagctttttttcttcatgtttttcatctcagcagagttttctctcctgaccatcatgtgctacgaccgctatgtgtccatctgcaaacccctgcactacgggaccctcctgggcagcagagcttgtgcccacatggcagcagctgcctgggccagtgcctttctcaatgctctgctgcacacagccaatacattttctctgcccctgtgccatggcaatgccctgggccagttcttctgtgaaatcccccagatcctcaagaTCTCCTGCTCACACATCAAACTCAGGGAATTTGGGCTTATTGTGCTAAGTGCTCTTCTATATTTTGGATGTtatgtgttcattgttttctcctatgtgcagatcttcagagttgtgctgaggatcccctctgagcagggacggcacaaagccttttccacctgcctccctcacctggccgtggtctctgTCTTCCTCAGCACTGGCACAGTTGCCTATCTGAATCCCCCctcgatgtcctccccatccctggatctgtcagtgtcagttctgtactcggtggtgcctccagccctgaaccccctcatctacagcctgaggaaccaggagctcaaggctgcagtgtggagactgatgactggatgctttcaggaacattaa